One Papaver somniferum cultivar HN1 chromosome 10, ASM357369v1, whole genome shotgun sequence genomic window carries:
- the LOC113319008 gene encoding monodehydroascorbate reductase 4, peroxisomal-like: protein MGRAYVYVILGGGVAAGYAALEFSRRGVGHGELCIISEESVVPYERPALSKGFLLPEAPTRLPSFHTCVGANEERLTLKWYNEHGIELVLGTRVKSVDVRRKTLLTSLGETISYKYLIIATGARALKLEEFGVSGPEAENVCYLRNVADATRLVEVMQSCPGGNAVIIGGGYIGMECAASMVINKMNVTMVYPEAHCMARLFTRKIANYYEDYYKSKGVKFIKGTVLSSFEKDSDGKVTSVVLRDGTKLLTDMVVVGIGIRPNTSLIEGQLTLEKGGIKVNGLMQSSNSSVYAVGDVATFPVKLFGETRRLEHVDSARKSAKHAVASLMAPNKTWDFDYLPFFYSRVFTLSWQFYGDNVGEVVHYGDFLGSTFGAYWVKNCYLVGSFLEGGTKEEYEAIAKATRLKPRIEDLAELERQGLDFAVSIG from the exons ATGGGAAGAGCTTATGTTTATGTGATTCttggtggtggtgttgctgcTGGTTATGCTGCTCTTGAGTTCTCAAGAAGAGGAGTCGGTCATGGTGAACTTTGCATCATTTCTGAAGAATCT GTTGTACCTTATGAAAGACCTGCACTGAGCAAAGGATTTTTACTTCCAGAAG CTCCTACACGCCTTCCATCTTTCCACACCTGCGTAGGAGCAAATGAGGAAAGGTTGACTCTAAAATGGTACAACGAACATG GAATTGAACTAGTTCTTGGAACTCGAGTTAAGTCTGTTGATGTGAGGCGGAAGACACTGCTAACTTCACTTGGAGAAACTATAAGTTACAAGTACCTGATTATTGCAACAGGGGCTCGG GCTTTAAAACTTGAAGAATTTGGAGTGAGCGGTCCAGAAGCCGAAAATGTTTGTTATTTGCGTAATGTAGCTGATGCAACCAGGCTTGTTGAAGTGATGCAATCTTGTCCTGGTGGGAATGCTGTTATCATTGGTGGGGGCTACATCGGTATGGAGTGTGCCGCATCTATGGTGATAAATAAAATGAATGTCACAATGGTCTACCCAGAGGCCCATTGCA TGGCCCGTCTATTTACAAGAAAGATTGCGAATTACTATGAAGATTATTACAAGTCTAAAGGAGTGAAATTCATTAAAGGAACTGTTTTGTCATCATTTGAAAAGGATTCAGACGGGAAA GTAACATCTGTAGTTCTTAGGGATGGAACCAAACTTCTCACAGATATGGTTGTGGTAGGAATCGGGATCCGGCCGAACACAAGTTTAATCGAGGGTCAGCTGACTTTGGAAAAGGGTGGAATTAAAGTGAACGGTCTAATGCAATCAAGTAATAGCTCAGTATATGCAGTGGGAGACGTTGCAACATTCCCAGTCAAACTCTTCGGGGAAACTCGTAGACTTGAACACGTTGACTCGGCACGTAAATCAGCAAAACACGCTGTTGCATCATTAATGGCTCCAAACAAAACATGGGATTTCGATTACCTACCTTTCTTCTACTCTAGAGTTTTTACATTATCTTGGCAGTTTTATGGTGACAATGTAGGAGAAGTAGTACACTATGGGGATTTTTTAGGAAGCACATTTGGAGCTTATTGGGTTAAAAATTGTTATCTTGTGGGGTCATTTCTCGAGGGTGGAACTAAAGAAGAGTACGAAGCCATAGCAAAAGCAACCAGACTGAAACCCAGGATCGAAGACTTAGCAGAGCTCGAAAGACAAGGTCTTGATTTTGCTGTTTCAATTGGTTAG
- the LOC113317848 gene encoding uncharacterized protein LOC113317848: MEEMIKLSNQMEEQLTLPDDEEAEVVIIIKEILAKDTVDWKLTMLSRICVSRVVLQWEYINFIRANWRLTRSIMVSPYKHRKYKNVFILKCKNESDFYKIKEFKPWFFKGDLVVMAEIPDTGIPADGSLDLEHEMIWLKAMEVPIAYTSEEALKKVVKNAGIYQKHVILVGSNLLEKDVMIQVKVEVKKKVKYSMVAANEEGEKTVINFEYECLPQNLSTKCNIMDHPELHCEGSRQWLSPAYQKKLDGGEGSYSKANEGEDVGSISVEKEKQNSSLQKGEDGLLLGREMNTEKTYEPKVQI; encoded by the coding sequence ATGGAGGAAATGATTAAATTATCAAATCAAATGGAAGAACAATTGACCTTACCGGACGATGAGGAAGCTGAGGTGGTGATTATAATCAAGGAGATCCTAGCAAAGGATACAGTCGACTGGAAATTGACGATGCTGAGTAGAATTTGTGTTAGTAGGGTGGTATTGCAGTGGGAGTATATCAACTTTATCAGAGCAAATTGGAGACTTACTAGATCAATAATGGTATCTCCATATAAACATAGGAAGTACAAGAATGTATTCATACTCAAATGCAAGAACGAATCGGATTTCTATAAGATAAAAGAATTCAaaccttggttcttcaaaggtgACCTAGTTGTAATGGCAGAGATACCAGATACAGGAATTCCAGCAGATGGAAGTTTAGACTTGGAGCATGAAATGATTTGGCTCAAAGCTATGGAAGTGCCTATTGCTTACACTTCTGAGGAAGCTCTGAAGAAAGTGGTGAAGAATGCTGGCATATACCAGAAGCATGTCATTCTGGTGGGCAGTAACTTGTTAGAGAAAGATGTTATGATCCAGGTGAAGGTGGAGGTAAAGAAAAAGGTGAAGTATAGCATGGTAGCAGCAAATGAAGAAGGGGAGAAAACTGTTATCAACTTTGAATATGAATGCCTTCCCCAGAATTTAAGCACAAAATGTAACATTATGGATCATCCTGAACTACATTGTGAAGGAAGTAGACAATGGCTTAGCCCAGCATATCAGAAAAAACTAGATGGTGGTGAAGGCTCTTATTCTAAGGCTAATGAAGGGGAAGATGTGGGTAGTATATCTGTAGAGAAGGAAAAACAGAACTCTTCTTTACAGAAAGGGGAAGATGGCTTGTTATTAGGAAGGGAGATGAACACAGAAAAAACCTACGAACCAAAGGTACAAATATGA